A portion of the Pseudomonas sp. GR 6-02 genome contains these proteins:
- a CDS encoding BMP family ABC transporter substrate-binding protein: protein MHKRPLKQLLCAVAAAIGLSASLTASAAAPLKVGFVYIGPIGDHGWTYQHEQGRKALAEKFGDQITTNYVENVAEGADAERVIRNMAKDQYDLIFTTSFGYMNPTLKVAKQFPKVTFEHATGYKQDKNLGTYLARTYEGRYVGGFLAAKMTKTKKIGYVASFPIPEVIRDINAIQLALNKYNPGTEIKVVWVNSWFDPGKEADAANALIDQGVDVVFQHTDSPAPIQAAERRGVYAVGYASDMAHFGPKAVLTSIVNDWGPHYIQATQSVLDHAWKSQDYWGGLQEGTVELPISDLVPAAVKTEAEQIIADIKSGALHPFTGPIKDQAGVEKIPAGVSATNAQLASMNYYVEGMKAEMPK, encoded by the coding sequence ATGCACAAACGTCCGTTGAAGCAGCTGCTTTGCGCTGTCGCCGCAGCCATCGGTCTGAGCGCCAGCCTGACCGCCAGTGCTGCCGCCCCGCTGAAAGTCGGCTTCGTCTATATCGGCCCGATCGGTGATCACGGCTGGACGTATCAGCATGAACAGGGACGCAAGGCACTGGCGGAGAAGTTCGGTGACCAGATCACCACCAACTACGTGGAGAACGTCGCCGAAGGCGCCGATGCCGAGCGGGTGATCCGCAACATGGCCAAGGACCAGTACGACCTGATCTTCACCACGTCTTTCGGCTATATGAACCCGACCCTGAAAGTTGCCAAGCAATTTCCCAAGGTGACCTTCGAACACGCCACAGGCTACAAGCAGGACAAGAACCTCGGCACTTACCTGGCACGCACTTACGAGGGCCGCTACGTCGGCGGTTTCCTTGCGGCGAAGATGACCAAGACCAAGAAAATCGGCTACGTCGCTTCCTTCCCGATTCCAGAAGTGATCCGCGACATCAACGCCATCCAGCTGGCCCTGAACAAGTACAACCCGGGCACCGAGATCAAAGTGGTGTGGGTCAATTCCTGGTTCGATCCGGGCAAGGAAGCCGACGCCGCCAATGCGCTGATCGATCAGGGCGTGGACGTGGTGTTCCAGCACACCGACAGCCCGGCGCCGATCCAGGCAGCAGAACGGCGTGGCGTGTATGCCGTCGGCTATGCATCGGACATGGCGCACTTCGGGCCGAAAGCGGTGTTGACGTCTATCGTCAACGACTGGGGCCCGCACTACATTCAGGCGACCCAAAGTGTGCTCGACCATGCATGGAAATCCCAGGATTACTGGGGCGGTTTGCAGGAAGGCACGGTTGAGCTGCCAATCAGCGACCTGGTGCCGGCCGCAGTGAAAACCGAAGCCGAGCAGATCATTGCCGACATCAAGAGCGGCGCGTTGCATCCGTTCACCGGGCCGATCAAGGATCAGGCCGGCGTGGAGAAAATCCCGGCGGGCGTGAGCGCGACCAATGCACAACTGGCGTCGATGAACTACTACGTGGAAGGCATGAAGGCCGAGATGCCGAAGTAA
- a CDS encoding SDR family oxidoreductase has translation MSTAKTALIIGASRGLGLGLVKTLLADGWQVTATVRNPQGAEALQALGKVRIEKLDMDDQQAVIALSQQLKGEVFDLLFVNAGVKGPEVQTPGGATLAEVGQLFFTNAVAPINLAQRFVAQIREGSGVLAFMSSVLGSVTMPDAPELALYKASKAALNSMTNSFVTQLGEQKLTVLSLHPGWVKTDMGGEGADIDVETSTRGLIDQVNAYAGKGGHHFVNYRGETIPW, from the coding sequence ATGTCCACGGCAAAAACCGCACTCATCATCGGCGCCTCCCGGGGACTGGGCCTCGGTCTGGTGAAAACCCTGCTGGCCGACGGCTGGCAAGTCACCGCCACCGTGCGCAACCCACAGGGTGCCGAAGCCTTGCAGGCGTTGGGCAAGGTACGGATCGAAAAACTCGACATGGACGACCAGCAAGCGGTCATCGCCCTCAGCCAACAGCTCAAGGGCGAGGTGTTTGACCTGTTGTTCGTGAATGCCGGGGTCAAGGGGCCGGAGGTCCAGACGCCGGGTGGCGCGACCCTGGCCGAGGTCGGTCAACTGTTCTTCACCAACGCCGTGGCGCCGATCAACCTGGCCCAGCGTTTCGTCGCGCAGATTCGTGAAGGCAGTGGCGTGCTGGCGTTCATGAGTTCGGTGCTGGGCAGCGTGACCATGCCCGACGCGCCGGAGCTGGCGCTGTACAAGGCCAGCAAAGCGGCGCTGAACTCGATGACCAACAGCTTCGTCACGCAATTGGGCGAACAGAAACTCACCGTGCTGTCGCTGCACCCGGGCTGGGTGAAGACCGACATGGGTGGCGAAGGTGCCGACATCGATGTGGAAACCAGCACCCGCGGGTTGATCGACCAGGTGAATGCGTATGCCGGCAAGGGCGGGCATCATTTTGTGAACTACCGGGGTGAAACCATTCCCTGGTAA
- a CDS encoding 8-oxoguanine deaminase encodes MPATRTWLKNPLAIFTANALDARGGLVLQDGLIVEVLGVGQQPSAPCGQVFDAREHVILPGLINTHHHFYQTLTRAWAPVVNQPLFPWLKTLYPVWARLTPEKLALATKVALAELLLSGCTTAADHHYLFPEGLENAIDVQVESVRELGMRAMLTRGSMSLGEKDGGLPPQQTVQEGEVILADSQRLIAEYHERGDGAQIQIALAPCSPFSVTPQIMSASAELANTLDVRLHTHLAETLDEEDFCLQRFGLRTVDYLDSVGWLGPRTWLAHGIHFNPDEIARLGAAGTGICHCPSSNMRLASGICPTIELIDAGALLGLGVDGSASNDASNMMLETRQALYIQRLRYGAEKITPERVLGWATKGSAQLLGRSDIGELAVGKQADLALFKLDELRFSGSHDPVSALLLCGADRADRVMIGGKWRVIDGQVVGLDLKGLIADHSQAARQLIAGT; translated from the coding sequence ATGCCTGCGACCCGTACCTGGTTAAAAAATCCCCTCGCCATTTTCACGGCCAACGCGCTCGATGCCCGTGGCGGTCTGGTGCTGCAAGACGGTTTGATCGTCGAAGTGCTCGGCGTCGGCCAGCAACCGTCAGCACCCTGTGGACAAGTCTTTGATGCCCGCGAACATGTGATCTTGCCGGGGCTGATCAACACCCATCACCACTTCTATCAAACCCTGACCCGCGCCTGGGCGCCGGTGGTCAATCAGCCGTTGTTCCCGTGGTTGAAAACCCTCTATCCGGTCTGGGCCCGGCTCACGCCGGAAAAACTCGCCCTCGCCACCAAAGTCGCCTTGGCCGAGTTGCTGCTGTCTGGCTGCACCACTGCGGCCGATCACCATTACCTGTTTCCGGAAGGCCTGGAAAATGCGATCGATGTGCAGGTCGAGAGTGTCCGCGAACTGGGCATGCGCGCCATGCTCACTCGCGGTTCAATGAGCCTTGGTGAAAAAGACGGGGGGCTGCCGCCGCAGCAAACTGTTCAGGAAGGAGAAGTGATTCTCGCCGACAGCCAACGCTTGATTGCCGAGTACCACGAACGGGGTGACGGCGCGCAAATCCAGATCGCTTTGGCGCCCTGCTCGCCATTTTCAGTAACCCCGCAAATCATGTCTGCCAGCGCCGAACTGGCGAACACCCTCGACGTGCGCCTGCACACTCACCTGGCCGAAACCCTCGATGAAGAAGACTTCTGTCTGCAACGCTTCGGCCTGCGTACCGTGGATTATCTGGACAGCGTCGGCTGGCTCGGCCCACGCACCTGGCTGGCCCACGGCATTCATTTCAACCCCGACGAAATCGCCCGCCTCGGCGCGGCCGGCACCGGTATTTGCCATTGCCCGAGTTCGAACATGCGCCTGGCTTCAGGGATTTGCCCAACCATCGAGTTGATCGACGCTGGCGCGTTGCTGGGCCTGGGCGTGGACGGTTCGGCGTCCAACGATGCCTCGAACATGATGCTCGAAACCCGACAGGCGCTGTACATCCAGCGTCTGCGTTATGGCGCAGAGAAGATCACCCCGGAACGCGTATTGGGCTGGGCCACCAAGGGTTCGGCGCAGTTGCTTGGGCGCAGCGACATCGGCGAACTGGCGGTGGGCAAGCAAGCGGATCTGGCGCTGTTCAAACTGGATGAACTGCGCTTCTCCGGCAGCCATGATCCGGTGTCGGCGCTGCTGCTGTGTGGCGCGGACCGGGCGGACCGGGTGATGATCGGCGGCAAATGGCGGGTGATCGATGGGCAAGTCGTGGGGCTGGATCTGAAAGGGTTGATCGCCGATCACAGCCAGGCGGCTCGGCAGTTGATCGCCGGCACCTGA
- a CDS encoding ABC transporter permease: MDIDLLSNIFYAMVRCGTPLLLVALGELICEKSGVLNLGQEGMMLFGAVIGFIVALNSGNLWLGVLLAMFAGMLLSSLFALVALVFNANQVATGLALTIFGVGLSTFVGAAWVGKPLAGFEPLAIPYLSEIPLIGRMLFAQDLLVYLSFALFALVAWVIVKSRVGLIIQAVGESPDAASAMGLPVLRVRTLAVLFGGAMAGLAGAYLSLAYTPMWAENMSAGRGWIALALVVFASWRVWRLLLGAYLFGLASILHLVAQGLGLAIASSLLAMLPYVATIVVLVLLSRDAVRTRLYAPVSLGQPWRAGH, encoded by the coding sequence ATGGATATCGATCTGCTGAGCAATATTTTCTATGCCATGGTTCGCTGTGGCACACCGCTGCTGCTGGTGGCGTTGGGCGAGTTGATCTGCGAGAAGAGCGGCGTCCTCAATCTTGGGCAGGAAGGCATGATGCTGTTTGGGGCGGTGATCGGTTTTATCGTCGCCCTGAACAGCGGCAACCTCTGGCTCGGCGTGTTGCTGGCGATGTTCGCCGGGATGCTGTTGTCGTCGCTGTTCGCCCTGGTGGCGCTGGTGTTCAACGCCAACCAGGTGGCGACAGGGTTGGCATTGACGATCTTCGGCGTGGGCCTGTCAACCTTCGTTGGCGCTGCGTGGGTCGGCAAACCGCTGGCGGGTTTCGAGCCGCTGGCGATTCCTTATCTGAGTGAAATTCCGCTGATCGGGCGGATGCTGTTTGCCCAGGACCTGCTGGTGTATCTGTCGTTTGCCCTGTTTGCGCTGGTGGCCTGGGTGATTGTGAAAAGTCGCGTCGGGTTGATTATTCAGGCGGTCGGCGAAAGCCCGGACGCCGCCAGTGCAATGGGCTTGCCGGTGTTGCGCGTGCGTACGCTGGCGGTGCTGTTTGGCGGGGCGATGGCGGGATTGGCTGGGGCATATTTGTCCCTGGCCTATACGCCGATGTGGGCGGAGAACATGAGCGCCGGTCGCGGCTGGATTGCCCTGGCGCTGGTGGTGTTTGCCAGTTGGCGAGTGTGGCGGTTGCTGCTTGGAGCTTATCTGTTCGGTCTCGCCAGCATCCTGCATTTGGTGGCGCAGGGCTTGGGGCTGGCGATTGCGTCGAGTCTGCTGGCGATGCTGCCGTATGTCGCGACCATTGTGGTGTTGGTGCTGCTGTCCCGGGATGCCGTGCGCACACGATTGTATGCGCCGGTGTCGTTGGGGCAGCCGTGGCGGGCGGGGCATTAA
- a CDS encoding 2-oxoglutarate and iron-dependent oxygenase domain-containing protein, with translation MNQLPIIDIAPLYSDDAQAWQSVATGIDRACREWGFFYIKGHPIASSRIEAVLDHAQRFFALPAAEKLKIDITRTRHHRGYGAIATEQLDPSKPSDLKETFDMGLHLPADHPDVLAEKPLRGPNRHPSMPGWEALMEQHYVDMQALAQTLLRAMTLALGIERDFFDSRFKEPVSVLRMIHYPPRHTASSIDQQGAGAHTDYGCITLLYQDAAGGLQVRNVKGEWIDAPPIEGTFVVNLGDMMARWSNDRYLSTPHRVISPRGVNRYSMPFFAEPHPDTPIECLPGCQDEQHPAKYPATTCAEFLLSRFADTYAYRREQEAV, from the coding sequence ATGAACCAACTCCCGATCATCGACATCGCCCCGCTCTACAGCGATGACGCTCAAGCCTGGCAATCGGTCGCCACAGGCATCGACCGCGCCTGCCGCGAATGGGGCTTTTTCTATATCAAGGGCCACCCGATCGCTTCGTCGCGCATCGAGGCTGTGCTCGACCATGCCCAACGCTTCTTCGCCCTGCCCGCCGCCGAAAAACTCAAGATCGACATCACCCGGACCCGCCACCACCGCGGCTATGGCGCCATCGCCACCGAACAACTCGACCCGAGCAAACCCAGCGACCTGAAAGAAACCTTCGACATGGGCCTGCATCTGCCGGCCGATCATCCCGATGTGCTGGCGGAAAAACCCTTGCGCGGACCCAACCGTCATCCGTCGATGCCCGGTTGGGAAGCGCTGATGGAGCAACACTACGTCGACATGCAAGCACTCGCGCAAACCCTGCTGCGAGCCATGACCCTGGCATTGGGTATCGAGCGTGACTTCTTCGATAGCCGTTTCAAAGAGCCGGTCAGCGTGCTGCGGATGATCCATTACCCGCCGCGCCACACTGCCAGCTCCATCGATCAGCAAGGTGCCGGCGCTCACACCGATTACGGTTGCATCACCCTGCTCTACCAGGACGCCGCTGGCGGTTTGCAAGTGCGCAACGTAAAAGGCGAATGGATCGATGCACCGCCGATCGAAGGCACGTTCGTGGTCAACCTCGGCGACATGATGGCGCGCTGGAGCAACGACCGTTACCTGTCGACGCCACATCGGGTGATCAGCCCGCGGGGAGTGAATCGGTACTCGATGCCGTTCTTTGCCGAGCCACACCCCGACACCCCCATCGAATGCCTGCCCGGTTGCCAGGACGAACAGCATCCGGCGAAGTATCCGGCCACCACTTGCGCCGAATTCTTGCTCTCGCGCTTTGCCGACACCTACGCTTATCGACGGGAACAGGAAGCCGTGTAA